CACAGGGCTATGGGGTAGGTGGGTTGGAAACCCACCCTACGGGAGATGACCGAGGAGGTGGCGTTGTGGCAAATGGCGGCTTTGAGCTCTTAGCGGAACAGAACTTAAAGCCGTGCGATGGCCAGACCGCGGGATTGCGATCGCGCGGCGGGCCTGCGGCCCTTGATTCCGCGCGAGGATGCTCAACGGCAGCAAAGTCCGCAATTCAGGCTTCAAGCAGCAATAGGTCTTATTGCATCATTCAAAGCAACGACTTCACCTTCTCCGCCACCGCCTCAGGCGTGATGCCGAACTTCTCGTAGAGCACATCGGCCGGGGCGGACGCGCCAAAGCCATGCATGCCGATGAAACCGGATTTCTCGCGTTTGCCGCGTTCGCCGTAAAGCCAGCGGTCCCAGCCAAAGCGGATGGCCGCTTCGACAGCGACCCGCACTGGGCCACCGGGCAGGACTTTGCGGCGGTAGGCCTCGTCCTGCTCTTCGAAAAGCTCCCAGCAGGGCATGGAGACGACGCGCGTGCCAATTCCCTCGGCTTGCAGCAGATCGCGCGCTTTCATGGCAATCTCGACCTCAGACCCTGTGGCCATGAGGAGTGCCTGCCGTTTGCCGTCGGCATCGGCCAGCACATAGGCGCCCTGGGCGGTGAGGTTGCGTTGTTTGTGCTCGGTGCGCTGCGTCGGCAGGCCCTGACGCGTGAGGGACAGCACGGAAGGTGTTGATTTTGAGGACAAAGCCAGCTCCCAGGACTCCGCCGTTTCCACCGTATCACAAGGGCGGAAAACCATCGTGTTGGGCGTCGCCCGGCTGATCGCCAGATGCTCAACCGGCTGGTGCGTCGGGCCGTCTTCGCCCAGACCGATGCTGTCATGGGTCATGACAAACACCGTGGGCACTTTCATCAGCGCGGCCAAGCGCATGGAGGGACGCGCGTAATCGGTGAAACACATGAACGTGCCGCCATAGGGTTTGATCCCGCCATGCAGGGCCATGCCGTTCATCGCTGCGGCCATGCCGTGTTCGCGGATGCCGTAATGGATGTAGCGCCCCTTGCGGTTGCCCTCATCAAAGACAGTCATGTCTTTCGACTTGGTGTTGTTGGAGCCAGACAAATCCGCAGAGCCGCCAATGGTTTCGGCCATGATCGGATTGACCACGTCGAGCACCATTTCGCTGGATTTTCGGGTGGCAACCTTGGGCTGCTCTTCGGAAATCTGCTTTTTCAGCGCGCGGATGCGCGAGGGCAGGGACTTTGGCACGTCCCCGGCCATAACCCGGGCAAATTCGGCCTGACGGCGCTCAGATTGCTCGGACAGTCGGGCGGCCCAGGCCGCATGATCCGTAGCGCCGCGCGTGCCGATGGCTTCCCAAGCGGATTTTATATCAGCGGGCACCTCAAAGGGGCCACCGCTCCAGCCATAGGCGTCTTTTGCGGCCTTCAACTGATCCGGGTCAGTCAATGCACCATGGCCCTTGGAGGTGTCCTGTGCCGCATGGCCCAAGGCGATATGCGTTTTACAAGCGATCATTGTCGGGCGGCGGCCTGTTTTAGCTTTGGTCAACGCTGCATCAATGGCCTCCGGATCGTGTCCGTCGCATTCGAGAACCTGCCAGCCTGACGCTCGGAAGCGTTTGACCTGATCGGTGCGGTCAGCAAGCTCAACCGTGCCATCAATGGTGATGTTGTTGTTGTCCCAAAGCACAATCAGTTTGCCGAGGCCCAGACGACCGGCAAGCCCAATGGCCTCTTGGCTGATACCTTCCATCAAACACCCGTCTCCGGCCATGACATAGGTGTAGTGATCCACCAGTTTCTTGCCAAACCGTGCCCGCAGCGCTTCCTCGGCGATGGCAAAGCCAACGGAGTTGGAAATCCCTTGTCCCAGTGGGCCTGTCGTGGTTTCAATCCCGTCATGCAGGAAATTCTCAGGATGACCTGCCGTGATTGAGCCCCATTGCCGGAAGTTTTTGATCTGATCGAGCGTCATGCCCGGGCTACCAGTGAGGTAGAGCAGCGAATAGACCAGCATCGAGCCATGCCCCGCCGACAAGATAAAGCGATCTCGGTCCGGCCATTGCGGCGCGCTTGCGTCGAACCTCAGGTGCTTTTCAAAAAGCACTGTGGCCACATCGGCCATGCCCATCGGGGCACCGGAGTGGCCGGAATTTGCGGCATGCACGGCATCCAATGTCAGGGCGCGGATGGCGGTGGCTTTTTTCCAATGATCGGGGTTTGCAGAGCGCAGGGCGGCAATATCCACGGGGCAGCTTCCTTTGGGGCTAGGTTCTGTTGGGCAGGTGCATATCAGCCCACTCTCAAAGATCAAGCGCGTCCGGCCTGCGATTTGCATCGGGGGGCGCATTTTACATACCCTTTGGCTAAAGTAACCTTCAATTAGGCACCCAAACGATTCGCGATGAGTTTGATGCCGCATGACGACAGGGACAGAGGAATATGAGCGAAATCGAAGAGTATCAGCGCAGGATCAGTGCCGCGTTGGACCGTATTGGGGGGCAACTGGATGCGCGGAGCGACACAGGCGATGCACAGGTCGCCGCAGAGCTGCAGCAGGCTCTGGATGATGAAAAACTGGCCAATGAACAGCTGGAAGAACGAGTAAAGTCTCTGAAAGATAGCAAAGAAGCCCTGCTGTTGGAACTGGATCAGGTGCGTGAGCAAAGCACACAAGCGCTTGCTAAACTGGATCGCCAGTTACAATCCCTGCGTCAGGCCAATGAGCAACTTAGACAAAATAACACCGCGTTGCGGATTGCTAATTCCGAAGGCGTGGGTGAGCCGCATTTGATCAACAAATCCATGATGGCCGAGTTGGAAAGCCTGCGGGCTGGTCGGGACGCTGAGCGGGCTGAAACCGTTGCGGTGATGGACGAGCTTCAAGCCTTGATCGACGGTGCATCTGATGCGGGTGCCAATGAGCAGGAGAATGCGTAATGCCAGAAGTTGATGTGGAAATTGGCGGTC
This DNA window, taken from Roseovarius sp. S88, encodes the following:
- the tkt gene encoding transketolase; translated protein: MDIAALRSANPDHWKKATAIRALTLDAVHAANSGHSGAPMGMADVATVLFEKHLRFDASAPQWPDRDRFILSAGHGSMLVYSLLYLTGSPGMTLDQIKNFRQWGSITAGHPENFLHDGIETTTGPLGQGISNSVGFAIAEEALRARFGKKLVDHYTYVMAGDGCLMEGISQEAIGLAGRLGLGKLIVLWDNNNITIDGTVELADRTDQVKRFRASGWQVLECDGHDPEAIDAALTKAKTGRRPTMIACKTHIALGHAAQDTSKGHGALTDPDQLKAAKDAYGWSGGPFEVPADIKSAWEAIGTRGATDHAAWAARLSEQSERRQAEFARVMAGDVPKSLPSRIRALKKQISEEQPKVATRKSSEMVLDVVNPIMAETIGGSADLSGSNNTKSKDMTVFDEGNRKGRYIHYGIREHGMAAAMNGMALHGGIKPYGGTFMCFTDYARPSMRLAALMKVPTVFVMTHDSIGLGEDGPTHQPVEHLAISRATPNTMVFRPCDTVETAESWELALSSKSTPSVLSLTRQGLPTQRTEHKQRNLTAQGAYVLADADGKRQALLMATGSEVEIAMKARDLLQAEGIGTRVVSMPCWELFEEQDEAYRRKVLPGGPVRVAVEAAIRFGWDRWLYGERGKREKSGFIGMHGFGASAPADVLYEKFGITPEAVAEKVKSLL